One window of Candidatus Hydrogenedentota bacterium genomic DNA carries:
- a CDS encoding zf-HC2 domain-containing protein yields the protein MSNCPHIKSNNVQRYHDRELDGAAASAFEQHLHGCAECQGALRDFAGIGHLLRTAYDEHPAPELRARFARVALERREQNPRRIALGLLAAASILFVSSLFLVVYTESEVGGGGSVMAQWEENVVWAPSADDEFADPEAATLYAIHLQAGGAREYGDD from the coding sequence ATGAGTAATTGTCCCCACATAAAATCGAACAATGTTCAGCGCTACCATGATCGGGAATTGGACGGCGCCGCGGCGTCCGCCTTCGAGCAGCATCTCCATGGCTGTGCGGAATGCCAGGGGGCCCTGCGGGACTTTGCCGGGATCGGTCACCTGCTGCGCACGGCGTATGATGAGCATCCCGCTCCGGAATTGCGCGCGCGTTTTGCCCGTGTGGCTCTGGAGCGGCGGGAGCAGAACCCGCGCCGCATCGCGCTGGGCCTGCTGGCGGCGGCGAGCATCCTTTTTGTTTCCTCGCTGTTTCTGGTGGTGTATACGGAGTCGGAAGTCGGCGGTGGAGGCAGCGTGATGGCGCAGTGGGAGGAAAATGTGGTGTGGGCTCCGTCGGCGGATGACGAGTTTGCGGATCCCGAGGCGGCGACGTTGTATGCGATTCACCTTCAGGCTGGCGGCGCGCGGGAGTACGGCGATGACTAA
- a CDS encoding sigma-70 family RNA polymerase sigma factor has product MLDDDELAAQAAAGNVDAFGSLFTRYARDVYRLALSLGHRRSDAEDLMQDTFVAALEGVGRFEGRSSVRTWLGAILIRQASRNRRYHRLRATEALDETAAAVGTGLRDERRLDVHAMLDSLSAEHRTVLVLRELQGMSYDEIAEALSIPRGTVESRLFRARNMLRERYQEYQTGRSRSHPAVVGAPVESRHE; this is encoded by the coding sequence TTGTTGGACGATGACGAATTGGCAGCGCAGGCCGCCGCGGGCAATGTTGACGCCTTCGGCAGCCTCTTTACCCGGTATGCGCGCGACGTGTACCGGCTGGCGCTGTCCCTCGGCCACCGTCGATCCGACGCGGAGGACCTGATGCAGGACACTTTTGTAGCCGCGCTGGAAGGTGTGGGTCGCTTCGAAGGGCGTTCGTCCGTGCGAACCTGGCTTGGGGCCATCCTCATCCGCCAGGCGAGCCGAAATCGCCGCTACCACCGCCTTCGGGCTACGGAAGCGCTGGATGAGACCGCGGCGGCGGTCGGTACGGGCCTCCGTGATGAACGGCGGCTGGATGTGCATGCCATGCTGGATAGTCTGTCGGCGGAGCACCGGACGGTGCTGGTGCTGCGGGAGCTGCAGGGTATGTCCTATGACGAGATCGCGGAGGCGCTGTCGATTCCCCGGGGCACGGTGGAATCGCGGTTGTTTCGCGCGCGGAATATGCTTAGAGAACGTTATCAAGAGTACCAAACGGGACGGTCCCGATCGCATCCGGCGGTTGTGGGCGCGCCGGTGGAGTCTCGCCATGAGTAA